One Blastocatellia bacterium DNA segment encodes these proteins:
- the thrC gene encoding threonine synthase, with translation MDEANMRSLWREAALECLNDACRRRYPLTEKLFACPACDDVLSIAYEPTGEAPDAVRARWRERRLSNDPLDQSGVWRFRECLPPIPLQHVVTLREGNTPIYRARFSAQYAGVRNLLFKHLGFNPTGSFKDYGMTVAVSQARALGARVLVCASTGNTSASMAAYAARAGMRAVVLIPSENVALGKVAQALEYGAVTLRVKGANFDDVLRLVRQLSARPDVYLLNSLNPFRIEGQKAIFIELLDQLGWEVPEHLVVPGGNLGNSAALFKAMEELRRLGFIARWPKLTIVQAQGASPLATAVAQGAKRITPVPQPRTHATAIRIGHPVNWRRALHALETTGGFCVAVSEEEIAEAKAAIGREGLGCEPASAATLAGIKKLREEGKLAPSETIVALLTGHLLKDPEYTMRYHSGQLDDALTGRPLRARLANPPICVEPHLDALIRCLYDEESSS, from the coding sequence ATGGATGAGGCCAACATGCGCTCGCTCTGGCGCGAGGCGGCGCTCGAATGCCTCAATGACGCCTGTCGCCGACGCTACCCCCTCACGGAGAAACTCTTCGCGTGCCCCGCTTGCGATGATGTGCTCTCGATCGCCTACGAGCCGACTGGCGAAGCTCCCGATGCCGTGCGAGCCCGCTGGCGCGAGCGTCGGCTCTCGAACGATCCACTCGATCAAAGTGGCGTTTGGCGCTTTCGGGAATGTTTGCCGCCGATCCCGCTTCAGCACGTCGTCACCCTACGGGAGGGGAACACGCCGATTTATCGCGCGCGCTTCTCTGCTCAATACGCTGGCGTTCGCAACCTTCTCTTCAAACACCTCGGCTTCAATCCAACGGGGTCGTTCAAGGATTACGGCATGACGGTGGCCGTCAGTCAGGCCCGAGCGCTCGGCGCGCGCGTGCTCGTTTGCGCCTCCACTGGGAATACGTCGGCTTCGATGGCCGCCTATGCCGCGCGCGCGGGGATGCGGGCTGTCGTCCTCATCCCGAGTGAGAACGTCGCCTTGGGCAAAGTGGCGCAAGCGCTCGAATACGGGGCGGTGACGTTGCGCGTGAAGGGCGCCAATTTCGATGACGTCTTGCGCCTGGTGCGCCAGCTGAGCGCGCGGCCGGACGTCTATCTTTTGAACTCGCTCAATCCCTTTCGGATCGAGGGGCAGAAGGCGATCTTCATTGAGCTGCTCGATCAACTCGGATGGGAAGTGCCAGAGCATCTTGTCGTCCCGGGGGGGAATTTGGGAAATTCCGCGGCGCTCTTCAAGGCGATGGAGGAGTTGCGACGTTTGGGATTCATCGCGCGATGGCCGAAGCTGACCATCGTACAAGCGCAAGGGGCGAGTCCGCTCGCGACGGCCGTCGCTCAGGGCGCCAAGCGGATCACGCCGGTCCCGCAGCCGCGCACGCATGCGACGGCCATTCGCATCGGCCATCCGGTGAATTGGAGACGCGCGCTGCACGCGTTGGAAACGACCGGAGGGTTCTGTGTGGCCGTGAGCGAAGAGGAGATCGCGGAGGCGAAGGCGGCCATCGGACGCGAAGGTCTGGGTTGCGAACCGGCTTCGGCGGCGACGCTCGCCGGCATCAAGAAGCTTCGCGAGGAGGGGAAGCTCGCTCCTTCGGAGACGATCGTGGCCCTGTTGACGGGCCATCTCTTGAAAGACCCCGAATACACGATGCGCTATCACAGCGGTCAGCTCGATGATGCGCTCACCGGACGCCCTCTCCGCGCTCGTTTGGCCAATCCCCCGATCTGCGTAGAGCCGCATCTTGACGCGCTCATCCGATGCCTCTACGATGAGGAGTCTTCATCCTGA
- a CDS encoding YwiC-like family protein translates to MGWRGRLKLPKEHGAWAMLYVPLAIGTLAAEGERRPVLWLGLAVTFLFIARESVLAWWRARRRGQRAESARTLTLIYLGLALVFGAPLLLEYRLFGLIPLAIGAMGLLFVNAEQAVRLEDRTILGELLAILGLTMTAPAAHYAIRREWEPMAVGLWGVSALYFASSVFYVKLRVQAAYGRSPERRERARRQCAIYHAFLIIALLGLAFTHRMGVFLAIAFAPALGRALRHVVRPAERVDLRRVGLAEIANALVFLIFAALAFRSL, encoded by the coding sequence ATGGGTTGGCGCGGTCGTCTGAAGCTGCCGAAGGAGCATGGAGCATGGGCGATGCTCTATGTCCCGCTCGCGATCGGGACGCTCGCCGCTGAGGGCGAGCGCCGTCCGGTGCTGTGGTTGGGCTTGGCCGTGACATTTCTCTTCATCGCGCGCGAATCGGTGCTCGCGTGGTGGCGAGCGCGTCGTCGCGGTCAGCGGGCTGAGTCCGCGCGAACGTTGACGCTCATCTACCTCGGGTTGGCGCTCGTCTTCGGCGCCCCGCTGCTTTTGGAATATCGGCTGTTCGGTTTGATCCCGTTGGCGATCGGCGCCATGGGCCTACTGTTTGTGAACGCCGAACAGGCCGTGCGACTGGAAGACCGCACGATCCTCGGAGAGCTGCTCGCGATCCTCGGACTCACGATGACGGCACCGGCGGCGCATTACGCGATCCGGCGGGAGTGGGAACCAATGGCCGTGGGGCTTTGGGGAGTGAGCGCGCTTTATTTCGCGAGCAGCGTCTTCTACGTCAAGCTGCGCGTGCAGGCCGCGTATGGACGATCGCCGGAGCGGCGAGAACGCGCGCGGCGACAGTGCGCGATCTATCACGCGTTCCTGATCATCGCGCTACTGGGGCTGGCCTTCACGCACCGCATGGGCGTGTTTCTGGCGATCGCCTTCGCTCCGGCGCTCGGGCGCGCGCTTCGGCATGTCGTTCGACCGGCCGAGCGCGTTGATCTCCGACGCGTCGGGCTCGCGGAGATTGCTAATGCCCTCGTCTTTCTGATCTTCGCCGCTTTGGCCTTTCGCTCTCTTTGA
- a CDS encoding hemerythrin domain-containing protein: MPGPVEILMHEHRIIERALRALRGVCQRLASGASVPADVPLQLVGFFQTFADRCHHGKEEKHLFPTLEAHGVPREGGPIGVMLDEHELGRGLVREMAEAASAYGRGESDAASRFVSAAERYMDLLAQHIYKEDNVLFRIAENVLEAPTKAALTEAFEREEAALGLGTHEHYEALASELEKTWAT, encoded by the coding sequence GGACCGGTTGAGATTTTGATGCATGAGCATCGGATCATCGAGCGGGCGCTTCGCGCGCTGCGCGGCGTGTGTCAGCGATTGGCGAGCGGCGCATCGGTTCCCGCCGACGTGCCGCTGCAGCTTGTGGGGTTCTTCCAAACGTTCGCCGATCGCTGCCATCACGGGAAGGAGGAGAAGCATCTCTTCCCGACGCTCGAAGCACACGGCGTGCCGCGCGAGGGCGGACCGATCGGCGTTATGCTCGACGAGCATGAGCTGGGGCGTGGACTCGTGCGCGAGATGGCCGAAGCGGCATCAGCTTACGGGCGTGGGGAGTCGGATGCGGCTTCGCGCTTCGTGAGCGCCGCCGAGCGATACATGGATTTACTGGCGCAGCACATCTACAAGGAGGATAATGTGCTCTTTCGGATCGCCGAGAACGTCCTCGAGGCGCCGACGAAAGCGGCGCTCACGGAAGCGTTCGAGCGCGAGGAAGCGGCGCTCGGGCTCGGGACGCACGAGCACTATGAGGCGCTGGCGAGCGAGCTGGAGAAGACGTGGGCGACGTGA
- a CDS encoding sugar phosphate nucleotidyltransferase produces the protein MDAIYVAIMAGGSGTRFWPASRARLPKQFLNITGSRPLIEETYLRVAPLVDDSRILIVTNRWHEPRVREIFKERAVRILVEPEGRNTAPCIGLAALQVKREASEAVLIAVPSDHFVADEEAFRDALRAAAMLVRSGGIATLGITPTRPETGYGYILKGAPCDPVLGHPVYRAERFVEKPDLQTAHQYVASRQYLWNSGIFAFSVETIWREIARYLPRLARALAQLEESLQSGTYERTLEAVYGEVEAISIDYGIMEKTEEPIYVLPVTFGWSDVGSWQAVYELRAREHDEARNLILGDALLIDVRDSLIYSQTGRLIAALGLERIMIVDTPDVVLVADLARSQDVRQFPEQLKRAGREKLC, from the coding sequence ATGGATGCGATCTACGTTGCGATCATGGCCGGAGGATCGGGCACGCGCTTTTGGCCGGCGAGCCGAGCGCGGTTGCCGAAACAGTTCCTCAACATCACGGGCTCGCGCCCGCTCATTGAGGAGACGTATCTCCGCGTGGCTCCGCTTGTGGACGATTCGCGCATTCTGATCGTCACCAATCGTTGGCACGAGCCTCGCGTGCGAGAGATCTTCAAGGAGCGCGCCGTGCGGATTCTCGTGGAGCCGGAGGGACGGAATACGGCTCCTTGCATCGGCTTGGCCGCGCTGCAGGTCAAGCGCGAGGCGAGTGAGGCCGTGTTGATCGCCGTGCCGTCGGATCACTTCGTCGCCGATGAAGAGGCCTTCCGAGACGCACTGCGCGCTGCCGCGATGCTCGTGCGCTCGGGAGGGATTGCGACTTTGGGCATCACCCCCACGCGCCCAGAGACTGGCTATGGCTACATCCTCAAAGGCGCGCCATGCGATCCCGTCCTCGGCCATCCCGTCTATCGCGCGGAGCGGTTCGTGGAGAAGCCCGATCTGCAGACAGCGCACCAGTACGTCGCCAGCCGGCAGTATTTGTGGAACAGCGGCATCTTCGCGTTCTCGGTGGAGACCATTTGGCGAGAGATCGCGCGGTATCTCCCTCGCTTGGCCCGCGCCCTCGCTCAACTGGAAGAGAGCTTGCAAAGCGGCACGTATGAGCGGACCTTGGAAGCCGTCTACGGTGAAGTCGAGGCGATCTCGATCGACTACGGCATCATGGAGAAGACGGAGGAGCCGATCTACGTGCTCCCGGTCACCTTCGGTTGGAGCGATGTCGGCAGTTGGCAAGCCGTTTACGAATTGCGCGCGCGCGAACATGACGAGGCGCGAAATTTGATCCTCGGCGATGCGCTGCTCATTGATGTGCGGGATTCACTCATCTACTCGCAGACCGGGCGGCTGATCGCCGCGCTTGGGCTGGAGCGCATCATGATCGTGGACACGCCCGATGTCGTGCTCGTCGCCGATCTCGCCCGTTCGCAGGACGTGCGCCAATTTCCGGAACAGTTGAAACGCGCGGGCCGCGAGAAGCTGTGCTGA